A single Elusimicrobiota bacterium DNA region contains:
- the ccsA gene encoding cytochrome c biogenesis protein CcsA, protein MNDLLITSLGFYLFSFAFLGKRRVSMALFLSGSLLDLSAILYNWRLSGSPPLGNLPQVMMVLSACFLPLYLVIIMRKKMYRLAGYFTFAAALPVIVAVFMERNEGWRLSPALRSVWFIPHVISYMLSYAAATIAFLLSAAAFFNKRLQRLPEADECDKVSCHILRFAFPLMTFGLFSGALWADQIWAGYWSWDPKETWSLITWLLYVIYFRCKMTLPPRKYTGVAHVCAFLALLTTFLLVNLMPKLHSPLHSYR, encoded by the coding sequence ATGAACGATCTTCTTATAACCTCACTCGGCTTTTATCTTTTTTCCTTCGCTTTCCTCGGAAAAAGGCGCGTCAGTATGGCGCTTTTCCTGTCAGGCTCGCTTCTGGATCTGTCCGCCATTTTATATAACTGGAGGCTCTCCGGCAGTCCGCCGCTGGGTAATCTCCCCCAGGTAATGATGGTTTTAAGCGCCTGCTTCCTGCCTTTGTATCTGGTGATCATTATGCGCAAAAAGATGTATCGGTTAGCCGGCTATTTTACCTTCGCGGCGGCGTTACCGGTCATTGTTGCGGTTTTTATGGAAAGAAATGAAGGCTGGCGCTTATCCCCCGCTCTTCGATCAGTATGGTTTATCCCGCACGTTATCTCGTATATGCTTTCTTATGCCGCGGCAACTATCGCATTCCTGCTGAGTGCGGCCGCTTTCTTCAACAAAAGACTCCAGAGACTTCCAGAGGCGGATGAATGCGATAAAGTATCCTGCCATATACTTAGATTTGCGTTCCCGCTGATGACTTTCGGGTTGTTTTCAGGGGCGCTTTGGGCTGACCAGATCTGGGCCGGTTACTGGTCGTGGGACCCCAAAGAAACCTGGTCACTGATCACCTGGCTGCTTTATGTCATTTATTTCCGCTGTAAGATGACGCTGCCGCCGCGAAAATATACCGGCGTTGCGCATGTGTGCGCTTTTCTTGCGCTGCTTACGACATTTTTGCTGGTCAATTTGATGCCAAAGCTGCATAGCCCGCTGCATTCTTACAGGTAG
- a CDS encoding cytochrome c biogenesis protein ResB, translating into MIFEIPVLAALVLFMLAGAIPVDGGAQTVIFKTPVFVILAILLGLSLLIRSLRLKFKLRHAPVHAAHLGAILILIGSGVSAIKEVKSSFELPADERYTVSEFAFKDKGIVSLGFSLALKKLEIARDNTGQYKATLRFIIPGSPAVEREMLLNKPASFNGWRFYLTSFDPQSLGYAGITVRRDPGRRIVIVGMLILTLAIAIIFYFGLPENMINRGEK; encoded by the coding sequence ATGATATTTGAAATCCCTGTTTTAGCCGCGCTGGTGCTATTCATGCTTGCGGGAGCGATCCCCGTGGACGGCGGTGCCCAAACCGTTATCTTCAAAACGCCGGTCTTTGTTATTCTGGCGATACTCCTCGGACTGTCACTTTTGATACGCTCCTTAAGGCTGAAGTTCAAATTACGCCATGCCCCCGTACATGCGGCCCATCTGGGCGCGATACTTATCCTGATCGGTTCGGGGGTTTCAGCCATAAAAGAGGTCAAGTCCTCTTTTGAACTGCCGGCAGATGAAAGATATACGGTCAGCGAATTTGCTTTTAAGGATAAAGGGATCGTCAGCCTGGGTTTCAGCCTGGCATTGAAAAAATTGGAAATAGCCCGCGATAATACTGGGCAGTACAAAGCGACATTGCGCTTCATTATTCCCGGCAGCCCGGCCGTTGAGCGGGAAATGCTGCTGAATAAACCGGCTAGTTTTAACGGCTGGCGTTTTTACCTGACATCATTCGATCCGCAGTCGCTCGGTTATGCGGGGATCACGGTGCGCAGGGATCCGGGGAGAAGGATAGTCATAGTCGGAATGCTTATTCTTACGCTCGCTATAGCGATAATATTTTATTTCGGTTTGCCGGAAAATATGATTAACCGCGGCGAAAAATGA